The genome window CTTCCGCGATCCGATGCGCCAGTTCGATGTCGAGCTGGGTGAGACCGCCCTCGCTGTGTGTCGACAGCGCCCACCGGACGGTGGTGTAGGAGATTTCGATGTCCGGGTGGTGATTCATCTGGTCGGCGTCCGCGGCGACCAGCCGGACGAATTCGATCCCCTCGGCGAACGTCGGGGCCTGGTAGGTGGATCGGATGACATCACCGTCGCGGGACCAACCGTCCAACGCCTCCAACTGTCGACCGATCTCCTCATCAGTCAGGAGTCTCATCGGCTCGCCTCCTCGTAGTCGGGTGCCGTCCACTACTCACTCAATCGTTGAGATATGCCAATACTGCCAGCACCCGCCGGTTGTCGTCCGCCGACACCGGCAGGTCGAGCTTGCTGAAGATCGCATTCGTGTGCTTACTGATCGCCTTCTCCGTGACGAAGAGACTCGCCGCGATCGCCGCATTGGAGCAGCCCTCGGCCATCAGCCCGAGCACCTCCCGCTCGCGGTCGGTCAGCCGGTCCATCCGACTGCCCTGTGGTCGTCGCGCGATGAGGTGCCGGACGACCTCGGGGTCGAGCACGGTGCCCCCGTCCGCCACCTGATGCACTGCCTGGACGAAGGCGCCGACGTCGGACACCCGGTCCTTGAGGAGGTAGCCGACGCCGCCCGCGCCATCCTCGAGCAGCTCTCGGGCGTAAAGGTTCTCGACATACTGTGACAACACCAGGACAGGGAACGCGGGACGCTCACGACGCGCCTCGATGGCGACGCGAAGTCCCTCGTCGGTGAGGGTTGGCGGCATCCGCACGTCGACGATCGCGATGTCCGGGGCATGCTCACGCAGCGCCTTGACCAGGCTCGGCGCGTTGTCCGCGGTTGCGACGACCTCGACGTCGTGCGCCCGCAGGATGCGCTCCAGCCCGTCGCGCAGCAGCGCGTGGTCCTCGCCGATCACTACCCGCACGGAACCTCCATGGTCACGATCGTCGGCCCACCGGTCGGGCTCGACACGTCCATCGTGCCGTCGAAGACCGCCAGCCGTCCCGCGACCCCGCGCAGACCGCTGCCGGCCGGGTCCGCGCCACCCACGCCGTTGTCGCCGACCTCGATGTGAATCCTGTCGTCGTGCACCACGAGGCTGACCCAGCCACTCGTCGCACGGGAGTGCTTGCCCATGTTGGCCAGGCACTCCGCGACGCCGAAGTAGATCGCCGACTCCAACGGAGCGCTGACCGCGGGCGGCCGCAGATCGAGCTCGAAGTCGATCGGCAGATCGACCGCCACAGCCCGTATGGCGTCCGCGAGTCCACGATCCGCAAGGACCGGCGGATGGATGCCGCGGACGACCGAGCGGATGTCCTGCAGCGCGTCACCGGAGTTGTCACGCGCCTCCACCAACAGTTCCCGGGCCGCCTCCGGGTCCTTCTCGATGAGTTCCGCGGCCAGGCCGAGATTCATGCCCAGCGCGACCAGCCGGGCCTGCGCGCCGTCGTGCAGGTCGCGCTCGATGCGCCGCAGCTCCGCTGCCGCGGCGTCGGCCCCCTGCGCGCGGGAGGTCGTCACCTCCCGTACCCGACGGGCCAGCACGGCCTGCCGCGACAGGCCCAGCAGGAACGCGTCGAGCCCGAACCGCCACCGAGCGATCGGCTGGACGGTGAACCACCACACGAGGGCACCCACGACCGCCCCGGCCGCCGAGGTCGCAACCGCCTGACCGGTCGTCGTGATGTGCA of Flexivirga oryzae contains these proteins:
- a CDS encoding 4a-hydroxytetrahydrobiopterin dehydratase, yielding MRLLTDEEIGRQLEALDGWSRDGDVIRSTYQAPTFAEGIEFVRLVAADADQMNHHPDIEISYTTVRWALSTHSEGGLTQLDIELAHRIAEAAEQTGAQVSR
- a CDS encoding response regulator translates to MRVVIGEDHALLRDGLERILRAHDVEVVATADNAPSLVKALREHAPDIAIVDVRMPPTLTDEGLRVAIEARRERPAFPVLVLSQYVENLYARELLEDGAGGVGYLLKDRVSDVGAFVQAVHQVADGGTVLDPEVVRHLIARRPQGSRMDRLTDREREVLGLMAEGCSNAAIAASLFVTEKAISKHTNAIFSKLDLPVSADDNRRVLAVLAYLND
- a CDS encoding sensor histidine kinase — translated: MQPIAGRPQIMLAHAVAVLLFGPTVALFVLGVVGTALTPLGIGVLLLLVVVPATRLLATGQRSMAQEILQRPIVQDYLGTQGLGPIARVQRWAKDPARWRDLLWELSSITVGFTLSVLSLALFLYPLWSIVWFGLWKGLPDVFDDPYGMHITTTGQAVATSAAGAVVGALVWWFTVQPIARWRFGLDAFLLGLSRQAVLARRVREVTTSRAQGADAAAAELRRIERDLHDGAQARLVALGMNLGLAAELIEKDPEAARELLVEARDNSGDALQDIRSVVRGIHPPVLADRGLADAIRAVAVDLPIDFELDLRPPAVSAPLESAIYFGVAECLANMGKHSRATSGWVSLVVHDDRIHIEVGDNGVGGADPAGSGLRGVAGRLAVFDGTMDVSSPTGGPTIVTMEVPCG